A window of Limosilactobacillus sp. WILCCON 0051 genomic DNA:
TGATGCCAATTAAATTAACCAATAACTGTAAATCTGAAAGGGGAACTTGCCATGTCAGAAAAGAACATGTCCACCAAGTTCAACCCAGCTTCGATTGAAGAAGGGCGCTACCAGTGGTGGATCGATGAAGGGTTCTTTAAGCCAAGCGGTGATAAGAAAGCCAAGCCATACTCAATCGTTATTCCACCTCCTAACGTTACTGGCAAGCTGCACTTGGGTCATGCCTGGGATACCACGCTGCAGGATATGATTATTCGGCAAAAGCGGATGCAGGGCTATGACGTTTTGTGGCTGCCAGGGATGGACCACGCCGGCATTGCAACGCAGGCTAAGGTTGAAGCACGGCTGCGCGAACAAGGTATTTCACGTTATGACCTGGGTCGCGAAAAGTTTATTCAACAAGTATGGGACTGGAAAGACGAATATGCCGACATCATCCACAAACAGTGGGCTAAGATGGGAATCTCAGTTGACTACGATCGTGAACGCTTTACCCTTGACGAGGGCCTGAACAAAGCTGTTCGCAAGGTTTTCGTCGATTTATACAATAAGGGACTGATCTACCGGGCAACCTACATTATCAATTGGGATCCACAGGCACGGACGGCGCTTTCCGATATGGAGGTTATCCACAAAGATGACAAGGGTGCCTTCTACCACGTTAAGTATCCATTTACCGATGGCACGACGTTTAATGGCAAAGACTACATTGAAGTTGCTACGACGCGTCCTGAAACCATGTTTGGCGATGAGGCCGTTGCCGTAAACCCAAATGATGAACGCTACAAGGAACTGGTCGGCAAGCATGTTATGGTGCCGCTGGTCAACCGTGAGATCGAAATCATTGCTGATGACTACGTAACGCCTGAATTTGGTACTGGGATGGTTAAGATTACGCCGGCTCACGATCCAAACGACTTCCTAGTTGGCAAGCGTCACAACCTGCCAGAACTCAATACGATGAATGAAGATGCCTCGCTGAATGAAAATGCCGGCAAGTACTGCGGGATGGATCGTTTCGAGGCACGTAAGGCAATCGTCAAAGATCTGGAAGATGGCGGCTATATGCTGAAGATCGATCCAATCGTACACTCCGTTGGTCACTCTGAACGGACCGGCGTACAGGTTGAATCTCGGCTTTCAACGCAGTGGTTCGTTAAGATGAAGCCATTGGCAGAAAAAGCATTGGCCAACCAAAAGACGGCTGATCGGGTCAACTTTGTCCCAGAACGTTTCGAGCACACCTTTAATCAATGGATGGAAAACGTGCATGACTGGGTTATCTCACGTCAATTATGGTGGGGTCACCGGATTCCGGCTTGGTATAACAAACAAACCGGTGAAATGTATGTTGGCATGGAAGCACCAAAAGACGCTGAAAACTGGGAGCAGGACAAAGATGTGCTTGATACCTGGTTTAGCTCGGCATTGTGGCCATTCTCAACGATGGGCTGGCCTGACACTGATTCTGCTGACTTTAAGCGCTACTTCCCAACCAACACGCTGGTCAGCGGTTACGACATCATTTTCTTCTGGGTTGCCCGGATGATCTTCCAATCGCTGGAATTTACCGGTAAGGCGCCATTCCGCAATGTCTTGCTGCACGGCTTGATTCGTGATGAACAGGGCCGTAAGATGAGTAAGTCCTTGGGTAACGGGATTGATCCAATGGACGTCATCGAAAAGTATGGTACGGATGCTTTGCGCTGGTTCCTGGTTACGGGTTCCACGCCAGGTCAAGACATTCGTTTCTCCTATAAGAAGATGGATGCAGCTTGGAACTTCATCAACAAGATCTGGAATGCCAGCCGTTATGTAATCATGAATCTTGGTGACATGCAGAATGCGCCAAAGCTGCCGGCCAAAGACAAGTGGGATCTGGCAGACCGTTGGATTTTGAGTCGTTTGAATGCAACGATCAAGCAGGTTACCGATCAATTTGAGTCATTTGACTTTGGTGAAGCTTGCCGCTGTCTGTACAACTTTATCTGGAACGATTTCTGTGACTGGTACATTGAAATGACCAAAGAAAAGCTCAACAATGGTACTGAAGCAGAAAAAGCCGACACCAAGAACATTTTAGGCTACGTGCTCGACCAAACGCTTAAACTGATGCATCCAATCATGCCATTCGTTACTGAGGCGCTGTGGCAAGATATGCCGCATGAAGGCAAGTCAATCATGATTGCTGACTACCCAGTGGTTCATGATGAATTTGCAGATGAAAAATCAGAAGAACAGATGAAGCGTCTGATCGAACTGATTACGGCCGTGCGCAATATTCGCAATGAAGCCAATGCGCCAATGTCTAAGCCAGTCGATCTGCTGATCAAGACAGATGATCAAGCTGCCGCTGACATGCTTTTGGCCAATGCAGACTACATCAAGCGATTCTGCCATCCTGCTGATCTGCAGATTGCTACCGATACGCAGGCGCCAAAACTAGCCATGAGCGGGATCGTTACCGGTGCTGAAGTCTACATTCCAATGGCTGAACTGGTTGACCTAAAAGAGGAACAGGCACGGATGGAAAAAGAGATTGCTAAGCTGGAAAAGGAAGTTCAACGTTCCGAAAAGAAGCTTGGCAACGAAAAATTTGTCAATAATGCTCCTGAAGCCGTCGTAGCCGAAGAACGCGCTAAGGCAGTCGAATGGAAGCAAAAGCTGGAAGCAGCCCAAGCACGTCTTGCTTCGCTGCAGAATGCTTAATTAGGTAAGCAGGACATCCCCAGAGTTCAACAGAGCTTTGGGGATGTTTTTTTGCAAATTAAGTCGATTTTTGCGAACAATTGTTCTATAATTAGGCGTAAAAATGAAAGGATTTATCATGACAAATATTCAGAACTATGATGATGCCCTGGCATTTATTCATGGCCGGACCAAGTTTAAAAAGATTCCAACTCTGAAACGGATGCAGCGATTTTTAAAAGAACTTGGCAATCCCCAAGAAAAGCTCAGCTATCTGCACGTTACCGGCACCAATGGCAAGGGCTCAACCGTAGCAATGCTGCGCTCGCTCCTAATGGCAAGTGGCTTGACGGTAGGGACTTTTACCTCGCCGTTTATTGTCCGCTTTAATGAGCGGATCTCACTGAATGGCCAGCCGATTTCGGATGATGAGCTGGTAAAGGCTGCCCAAAAGGTGGCCCCCGTTGTTGATTATCTAGATCAAGTATTGCCCGAGGGTGGTCCTACCGAATTTGAGATTGATACAGCAATTATGTTTACCTGGTTTGCACAAAAAAAGCCAGATGTTGTAATTCTTGAGGTGGGAATTGGCGGCCTTTATGACTCAACTAATGTGATTGTGCCAGCTGTCAGTGGTATTGTTACGGTTGGCTACGATCATATGCATGTTTTGGGGGATACGTTGGCTGAGATTGCATGCCAAAAAGCAGGTATCATCAAACCAAATGTACCGGTAGTGATTGGCAGACTGCCTGAGGCTGCGCGGCAGACAATCATAGCAGATGCGCAAAAAAAACAGGCGCCATTATATGAAAACGGGCGACAGTTTACGGCTAAAAAAATAAATCGTCATCAGCTGAAAAACGAGATTGAATATGATGGGCTGATGCTTCATCGTCAACGATTCCAGCTGGGACTGGCTGGTGAATATCAGGTTGATAATGCTGCCGTTGCTCTTACCATGGCGCAGCTTTATTTGAAACGACTGGGCGTGCCGATTGACGTCCAGGCTTTTCAAAATGGCTTGGCCAATACACGCTGGCCGGGGCGGTTGGAAATCGTCAACGACTCGCCATTGGTTGTTTTAGACGGTGCTCATAATCTACCCGGAATGCAGGCTTTGACGACAACGCTGCAGAATGATTTTAAAGAAATGGAAATCTATGTTTTGGTAGCAATTTTGGCCGATAAACAATATCAGTTAATGTTGGGAGAGATTGCCAGTCTGCCCAATGTTCATTTGATGCTGACCAATTTTGCCGGCCCGGGTCCCAAACGGCCAAGCGCTGATTTAAAAAAAGCAGCTGCAGACATCAAGACGCATTGGCCAATTGAGACGGCATCCAGCTGGCAAGAGGGATTGCTGAGGCTATCAAGGGAAGTTTCAGCCGATGATGCAATTCTGATTACCGGCTCGTTATACTTTATTTCAGAAGTTCGGCGTTTTTTTTGCTGATTAAAAATAAAATCTGCTCTGTCTTGCATATAGTAATGGCAGAGGAGGTAATCAAATGACTGAAAAAACTTGTCAGCAGCGCTATGTGGCATTAGTTAACATGGTTTTTGATCAGGAAGGAGACCTTGCCAATCATTTTTTAGAACTTTTTCCCACGCCAGCTGTTTTTCGCAATATGACGATGGAAGAACAGGATGCTTTTTTGGGATATGATCGCAAACGTCTCAAACCGGTTTTGGCAGCAATTGAGCTGGGAAATCTGATTTTAACCTGCCCGCATGATATCTTAGGTCACGCCTACTCCAGCAATGAGGTTGGCCAGTTTTTAATGGATGAGATGGCTGGACAGACGCAAGAGTCAGTCGAAGTGCTTTGTACGGATGTGCACAACGAGATCATAGCACGACGCTGTCTGTTTAAAGGGGGGCAAGCGGAATGTATGCTTTATCCGGATCAAATTTTTCGCTACGTGCTGCATTGGAATTCATTTGGTCTGATTATGGTTCACAATCATCCTTCAGGCGATCCTGAGCCATCCAGACAGGACCTGAGCTTTATGCGACGGTTGGAACGGGGCTGTCAGCTGCTGGGGCTGCATCTGTTGGACTGTCTTGTGATCGGCAGTCAGGATTATTACAGCTGGCGTGAAAGTCAAGAGGCTCATGCGGCATTTAATGACCAAATTGCGAATTGAATTTTAAAATTCGGTTAAGGAAACCCGAATGCTGAATAGCAATGCTGTTTTTCTCTGGCGTTTGGTGTATAGTAATGTCTGTTAATTTAACGTTCGGCTATGGTATA
This region includes:
- a CDS encoding valine--tRNA ligase, with translation MSEKNMSTKFNPASIEEGRYQWWIDEGFFKPSGDKKAKPYSIVIPPPNVTGKLHLGHAWDTTLQDMIIRQKRMQGYDVLWLPGMDHAGIATQAKVEARLREQGISRYDLGREKFIQQVWDWKDEYADIIHKQWAKMGISVDYDRERFTLDEGLNKAVRKVFVDLYNKGLIYRATYIINWDPQARTALSDMEVIHKDDKGAFYHVKYPFTDGTTFNGKDYIEVATTRPETMFGDEAVAVNPNDERYKELVGKHVMVPLVNREIEIIADDYVTPEFGTGMVKITPAHDPNDFLVGKRHNLPELNTMNEDASLNENAGKYCGMDRFEARKAIVKDLEDGGYMLKIDPIVHSVGHSERTGVQVESRLSTQWFVKMKPLAEKALANQKTADRVNFVPERFEHTFNQWMENVHDWVISRQLWWGHRIPAWYNKQTGEMYVGMEAPKDAENWEQDKDVLDTWFSSALWPFSTMGWPDTDSADFKRYFPTNTLVSGYDIIFFWVARMIFQSLEFTGKAPFRNVLLHGLIRDEQGRKMSKSLGNGIDPMDVIEKYGTDALRWFLVTGSTPGQDIRFSYKKMDAAWNFINKIWNASRYVIMNLGDMQNAPKLPAKDKWDLADRWILSRLNATIKQVTDQFESFDFGEACRCLYNFIWNDFCDWYIEMTKEKLNNGTEAEKADTKNILGYVLDQTLKLMHPIMPFVTEALWQDMPHEGKSIMIADYPVVHDEFADEKSEEQMKRLIELITAVRNIRNEANAPMSKPVDLLIKTDDQAAADMLLANADYIKRFCHPADLQIATDTQAPKLAMSGIVTGAEVYIPMAELVDLKEEQARMEKEIAKLEKEVQRSEKKLGNEKFVNNAPEAVVAEERAKAVEWKQKLEAAQARLASLQNA
- a CDS encoding folylpolyglutamate synthase/dihydrofolate synthase family protein, translated to MTNIQNYDDALAFIHGRTKFKKIPTLKRMQRFLKELGNPQEKLSYLHVTGTNGKGSTVAMLRSLLMASGLTVGTFTSPFIVRFNERISLNGQPISDDELVKAAQKVAPVVDYLDQVLPEGGPTEFEIDTAIMFTWFAQKKPDVVILEVGIGGLYDSTNVIVPAVSGIVTVGYDHMHVLGDTLAEIACQKAGIIKPNVPVVIGRLPEAARQTIIADAQKKQAPLYENGRQFTAKKINRHQLKNEIEYDGLMLHRQRFQLGLAGEYQVDNAAVALTMAQLYLKRLGVPIDVQAFQNGLANTRWPGRLEIVNDSPLVVLDGAHNLPGMQALTTTLQNDFKEMEIYVLVAILADKQYQLMLGEIASLPNVHLMLTNFAGPGPKRPSADLKKAAADIKTHWPIETASSWQEGLLRLSREVSADDAILITGSLYFISEVRRFFC
- a CDS encoding JAB domain-containing protein; its protein translation is MTEKTCQQRYVALVNMVFDQEGDLANHFLELFPTPAVFRNMTMEEQDAFLGYDRKRLKPVLAAIELGNLILTCPHDILGHAYSSNEVGQFLMDEMAGQTQESVEVLCTDVHNEIIARRCLFKGGQAECMLYPDQIFRYVLHWNSFGLIMVHNHPSGDPEPSRQDLSFMRRLERGCQLLGLHLLDCLVIGSQDYYSWRESQEAHAAFNDQIAN